One genomic region from Nostoc sphaeroides encodes:
- a CDS encoding VOC family protein, translating to MTQKQETAIEGIYEVCIGIPEPISAIQYWEQFGYRIGEMGELTADVAYQLYGVNSSLRSIRLYHQNADHGLIRLMVWQNPTHEGLGTASMKIKGNRWATSLTADVLNILNHIEDAKAAGLPIRYTNPYWEVIYNKERKSRPFIEPAVGVREMLLLQPLARQVLFQRFGYTLPHYGQVNQNAALKTSQFTHIGIVVQDDSKETLKFYEEVLGLLRVRDDVETSYESSPAGKDIFDLNPGEKFIVTTFDDPRSSKSDLMAARSGRLYIIRFPEEINLESRFEAAQPGSLGMSLYTYRVKGIQEYCDRIKASTVQKVTDIITNEFGETSFSFVAPDGYFWTLLEAK from the coding sequence ATGACTCAAAAACAAGAAACAGCAATTGAAGGTATCTATGAAGTCTGTATCGGTATCCCAGAACCAATTTCTGCAATTCAGTATTGGGAGCAATTTGGCTATCGCATTGGTGAAATGGGTGAATTAACCGCAGATGTAGCCTATCAATTATATGGCGTGAATTCCTCTTTACGCTCAATCCGCCTCTACCACCAAAATGCAGATCATGGTTTGATTCGGCTGATGGTTTGGCAAAACCCCACCCATGAAGGTTTGGGAACAGCGTCAATGAAAATTAAAGGAAATCGCTGGGCAACAAGCTTAACGGCAGATGTTTTAAATATCTTAAATCATATAGAAGATGCAAAAGCGGCAGGTTTGCCGATTAGATACACTAACCCTTATTGGGAAGTCATCTACAACAAAGAGAGGAAAAGCCGTCCTTTTATTGAGCCAGCAGTTGGTGTGCGAGAAATGCTGCTACTGCAACCCTTAGCTCGACAGGTTTTATTTCAACGGTTTGGCTATACACTACCGCATTACGGACAAGTTAACCAGAATGCTGCTCTCAAGACTAGTCAGTTTACCCATATAGGAATCGTTGTTCAAGATGACAGCAAAGAAACGCTGAAGTTTTATGAAGAAGTTTTGGGTTTGCTGCGTGTGCGTGATGATGTCGAAACTAGCTATGAATCTTCACCAGCAGGTAAAGATATTTTTGACCTTAATCCTGGTGAAAAGTTTATTGTCACGACCTTTGATGATCCCCGTTCTTCTAAGTCTGACTTGATGGCCGCCCGCAGTGGTAGACTTTACATCATTCGATTCCCAGAAGAGATAAATTTAGAGTCGCGCTTTGAAGCAGCCCAACCAGGTAGCTTGGGTATGTCTTTATATACCTATCGGGTAAAGGGAATACAGGAATATTGCGATCGCATTAAAGCAAGTACTGTACAAAAAGTTACAGACATCATTACTAATGAGTTTGGCGAGACGAGTTTTTCCTTCGTTGCGCCAGATGGCTACTTCTGGACTTTGCTAGAAGCTAAATAA
- a CDS encoding rRNA large subunit pseudouridine synthase E — translation MTNHYRYIIFYKPYGVLCQFTKDAPTHSTLKDYIDVPDVYPVGRLDWDSEGLLLLTNDGQLQHRLAHPRFGHKRTYWVQVERIPDADAIKRLQTGVEIQDYRTQAAEVRLLSQEPQLPERTPPIRFRKNVPTAWLEMTLTEGKNRQVRRMTAAVGFPTLRLVRVSIAHLQLDDLQLGQWRDLTTSELQFMHNFSKSKSM, via the coding sequence ATGACAAATCATTACCGATATATTATTTTTTACAAACCCTATGGCGTTCTGTGCCAGTTTACAAAAGATGCTCCCACACATAGCACCCTGAAAGATTATATTGATGTACCTGATGTGTATCCTGTGGGACGTTTAGACTGGGATAGTGAAGGGTTGCTGCTGTTAACGAACGATGGGCAATTGCAACATCGCCTCGCCCATCCGCGTTTTGGTCATAAACGTACTTACTGGGTACAGGTAGAGCGAATTCCAGATGCAGATGCTATCAAAAGGTTGCAAACAGGTGTGGAAATTCAAGATTACCGCACTCAAGCAGCAGAAGTTAGGCTATTATCACAAGAGCCACAACTACCTGAACGCACTCCGCCAATTAGATTTCGCAAAAATGTACCGACAGCTTGGCTGGAAATGACTTTGACAGAGGGAAAAAACCGCCAAGTACGGCGGATGACTGCGGCTGTAGGGTTTCCGACTTTGCGACTGGTTAGGGTTAGCATAGCCCACCTACAATTAGATGATCTACAATTGGGTCAATGGCGCGACCTCACCACATCTGAACTCCAATTTATGCATAATTTCAGTAAATCCAAAAGCATGTAG